Genomic window (Rhodothermales bacterium):
AAGAGCGGATACTGTGGCTACTTTGCCGAGCCGAGAGGTGAGGAAGGCAGCGCCTTGTAGGGGGGTGCCATGAGACTCACGCGCCAGCCGTTCGTGGAGGCGAGGTTGAAGACTGCGGGGCGCCTGATGGCGGCATCCGTACAGACAAAGGAGGTTTTTTGCCTGGAGCAGACACTGGACGTGCTGCGCCAGTGCGGGATTCACCCGCATGTAGTCTTCGAGAGCGTGACGAGCGGCCATGTCGATCGTGCCGTCGACATACTCACATAGCCACTCGTCCAGGTCCGAAAAGTCCTCGTTTTCCGAGTCGTGGTATCCGTCTGTCATAACAAGACGCACTTACTGAAACGTACGTGGTGTACATCCAGGAAGGCAAAGTCGCCCAGACGACCCGGACCGGCCCTCCCGAGTCCTGGAAATTCCAGGTCTCGGGAGGCATCGGGTATCAGTTCGTCTCGTGCGGCACGTACACGTCCTTCAGGAGGGTTTGGAGCTTGGTGCGGCCGCGGTTGATTCGGCTCTTAACCGTCCCCATTGGCAACCCGGTAATCTCCGCAATCTCCTCATACGCCAGTTGTTGGACGTCGCGCAACACGACCACCTCACGAAACTCTTCCGGTATCTGACGAAGAGCCTCCTGAATATGGCGATCCTGTATGGTACTCTCCGTATGCTTGTCCGGGGAGAATGTTTCGTCCGGGATTTCGACCTCGTACTCTTCTTCATCCCGGTTTACGGACTGGAGTGAGTACAGCCGGCGCCGCTTACGCTTCCGGTATTCCGAGCGCGCCAGGTTGCCGGCGATCGTGTACAGCCATGTCGAATATTTCGCGATGCGGCGATACGAATGGCGGTTGCGATAGACACGCAGGAACGTCTCCTGAAGCAGGTCCTCACACTCCTTCATGTCTCCGAGGAATCGATATATATAGTTCGTAAGCGGGTCTTTGTACCGGCTCACGAGGATATCAAACGCTTCGACGGTGCCGGCCTGGAAGTACGACATCAGATCTTCATCGCTCATGGAAGAGAGCGATTCGAAATGCCGATTGGCCTGAGGCTTACGC
Coding sequences:
- a CDS encoding sigma-70 family RNA polymerase sigma factor, with amino-acid sequence MSDEDLMSYFQAGTVEAFDILVSRYKDPLTNYIYRFLGDMKECEDLLQETFLRVYRNRHSYRRIAKYSTWLYTIAGNLARSEYRKRKRRRLYSLQSVNRDEEEYEVEIPDETFSPDKHTESTIQDRHIQEALRQIPEEFREVVVLRDVQQLAYEEIAEITGLPMGTVKSRINRGRTKLQTLLKDVYVPHETN